In Dermatophagoides farinae isolate YC_2012a chromosome 9, ASM2471394v1, whole genome shotgun sequence, a genomic segment contains:
- the LOC124497807 gene encoding microtubule-associated serine/threonine-protein kinase 3 isoform X1, with the protein MSDQQIPKTLSSKSQQQKQQSESTPVTITNVNLLRLRSHTTTIDSCTTTTASTSPGSSGGGSNHPLHRELSIGNNNNSGGDGCSGGGGGGVGHNHHHNHHHYHGHHGHHLWNMDDLNYVSTHMQRVRARANFARQMSNTVMIGQSGGGGVGGSTSINNMGNSFGGGGGGGGGVITSTPSEMYRRRRESIAAMHFPSHINNIGSGSGLNNMLLYANPNSLNDSNFGVGGGGLSSSSSSSTATTNLVRIRNSLRGQSAPSLSLAMKEGSSTSSLSLSSHHAAMAAGIGGGGGGFNSGCCPRRIQRCSTSRKSFLQSSTSPTMPRSPLPQQNSPIDSPRNMSPFNHFSFVSSNVNNVKKNMLEGGRRWSVASLPSSGYGTNTPGSSSVSSQCSSQEKIHQMCHLTSLHDEHSSISSHSPHYHHALMHNHNHQHGGVSHSNNNNNGGGGGSNHLNVNSANNGTGSQLQVVPAGHHYPLNKFTTAGSSEKSSSFCSSNDSNSGQEDDTVQNTVICRPTILRPRSRSLSSPIRSPTGDDEKVLVNSIYKERFPKATQQMEEKLQRFIDEQLKAEFDHDIASDAVFRFAHHQVVGLAKDCVQKSKDKLITTQYFYEMYENLEKLLLDCREKSPTSAKHLCILIRKLLVIVSRPARLLECLEFDPEEFYRYLEMAEGEAKSFSQTMKTSIPQYIISKLGLNQDPLSDIPLSPTVDKSLFSSDKSVDKELEDVDETKELDQHHSRRKSNIESTFEQEVSKPPSEDDFEIIKLISNGAYGAVYLVRHTETRQRFAMKKISKQNLIMRNQVEQVFAERDIMSFTDNPFVVSMFCSFETKKYLCMVMEYVEGGDCATLLKNIGPFPLDLARLYFAETVLAVEYLHIFGIVHRDLKPDNLLITALGHIKLTDFGLSKMGLMNLATSLSEGYYDRESQQFTDKQVYGTPEYLAPEVILRQGYAKTVDWWSLGVILYEFLIGCVPFFGETPEELFAHVINDSIEWPDEEDWPLTDESKDIITRLLEHDPLDRLGAGGAQEVKCHPFFDEIDWNSLLRQKAEFVPQLESEDDTSYFDTRLDRYNHEVDDSDDHDTDDSSLFGSFSSCSPRYHRVYSRVDIHKENSGDSSDGGVSSLLRPSNSSSSLKDVTASLTTPTTTCSENSLAPLNLAATALVTTATNTTTTTSSSSSSSSTNQISRPELLISRSLSVTEDRLITLKAPLSPSPPASETISNIHTTDSNNSHASSMNPSTHSSKGNSGTGATPTASVVDPILKIPNAHSTPKISSTLSSSSSTLNTSNNSQKYKTTTTTTTTTSSSFTRAQSKDSTSSSSPTLTSPSSGLAIDQAMKTTTIVPKLPPKTMNQFMLPKFSFSMDSDTGDSRKTDGQSISGNSDLVETLYHNQPSESGSSADSPPLFVPSSSSNNGTKIVVQLSPTIATKQPPASSSCSSRPSSSRSVIKSASASGLSLIIPADDHQKAMSISSGGSNNSSRDASPNREINSSLSLKPPIILRKSPGGFGFQLKAIRVYHGESDIYTVHHLVHSVHNNSPAFEAGLRPGDLITHINGEPIQGLLHHQVLKLMFSGGDVINIRTTPLENTTIKTGGRRRNPSTSRMAKRPLQTSQMNKLHRNVKASIKRSDSDKRKRSSLLRRLSSKRVSADIHQLMTQNRQHSLSTPPTSPLSQSAKVLQVNSPSTLTPSRSFQSFPKGSDCPTNPILATSGSSKNTLTVVGQRSLNERLTQSFHSDSSNLTGNSSVDSSPSNSVPNSPALSSVSSSSSRPSSLDGLKYKLKPFRSPRRKSCGHIPLSPLARSNGGGGSPVQSATNPATGHLLASSTSPTSRSPSPLAFPNVVAPQSSTKKIYRLVPLAHSTTIDSNSQQQQRISIQTRPKSVSMDQSMVNYSKLLLGLSTEQPPNSYSPATTPTGNTNESANDNKSGSPSRIIVLSKSKRENLARSVSDCKNNVASTSSTMMMADRPIIKVENVSNKQSLILDRSSSSDSGSDKIKYDDDHDKSKNHKHEHNEEENKLFRLLNRGVGQINSQLSSTSIGLNTPKTTTTKQLAKSRSNKFKQQRNIQHNDDDDDDEDID; encoded by the exons atgtccGACCAACAGATACCAAAAACATTGTCATCAAaatctcaacaacaaaaacaacaatcagaATCAACACCTGTAACGATAACAAATGTAAATCTTTTACGTTTAAGATCTCATACTACCACTATTGATTCATGTACAACTACAACGGCATCCACTTCTCCTGGATCatctggtggtggtagtaatCATCCTTTGCATAGAGAATTATCAattggaaataataataatagtgggGGTGATGgttgtagtggtggtggtggtggtggtgttggtcataatcatcatcataatcatcatcattatcatggccatcatggtcatcatcTTTGGAATATGGATGATCTTAATTATGTATCTACACATATGCAACGTGTTCGTGCACGTGCCAATTTTGCAAGACAAATGTCCAATACTGTGATGATTGGACAAtccggtggtggtggtgttggtggatCAACATCGATAAATAATATGGGCAATtcttttggtggtggtggtggtggtggtggtggtgttatTACATCTACACCATCAGAAATgtatcgtcgtcgtcgtgaAAGTATAGCTGCAATGCATTTTCCATCACATATTAATAACATTGGTTCTGGTTCTGGCCTAAACAATATGTTATTATATGCAAATCCAA attcattaaatgattcaaattttggtgttggtggtggtggcctatcatcatcatcatcatcatcgacagcaacaacaaatttggTACGAATTCGTAATTCATTACGTGGTCAATCggcaccatcattatcattggcaATG AAAGAaggatcatcaacatcatcgttgtcgttatcatcacatcatgCTGCTATGGCTGCCGGtattggtggtggcggtggtggtttCAATTCTGGTTGCTGTCCTCGCCGGATACA ACGATGTTCAACATcaagaaaaagttttctaCAATCAAGTACATCGCCTACAATGCCCAGATCTCCATTACCTCAGCAAA ATAGTCCTATTGATAGTCCACGAAACATGTcaccattcaatcatttttcctTTGTTTCTTCCAATGTTAATaatgtaaagaaaaatatgCTCGAAGGTGGTCGTAGATGGTCAGTAGCATCGTTACCATCTAGTGGTTATGGTACAAATACACCTGGAAGTTCAAGTGTTTCG TCACAATGTTCATCACAAGAAAAGATTCATCAGATGTGCCATTTGACATCATTACATGATGAACATTCATCGATTAGTAGCCATTCAcctcattatcatcatgctTTAAtgcataatcataatcatcaacatggcGGTGTTTCACAttccaataataacaacaatggtggtggtggtggttccaATCATTTAAATGTTAATTCAGCCAATAATGGTACTGGTTCTCAATTACAAGTTGTTCCTGctggtcatcattatccattaAACAAATTTACTACAGCTGGTTCATCAGAGAAAAGTTCATCTTTCTGTTCATCTAATGATAGTAATAGTGGACAAGAAGATGATACCGTACAGAATACGGTCATTTGTCGGCCAACAATTCTAAGGCCAAGATCTCGTAGCCTTAGTAGTCCGATTCGATCTCCtactggtgatgatgaaaaggtGCTTGTCAACAGTATCTACAAAGAACGATTTCCGAAAGCTACACAAcaaatggaagaaaaacTGCAACGTTTCATCGATGAACAACTTAAAGCCGAATTCGATCATGACATTGCCTCGGATGCCGTGTTCCGTTTCGCTCATCATCAAGTTGTTGGTCTGGCCAAAGATTGTgtacaaaaatcaaaagataAACTTATTACAACGCAATATTTTTACGAAATGTAcgaaaatttggaaaaacTTTTGCTCGAT TGTCGTGAAAAATCTCCCACATCGGCCAAACATTTATGCATATTGATACGTAAACTATTAGTCATTGTTTCGCGTCCAGCTCGTCTTCTTGAATGTTTGGAATTTGATCCGGAAGAATTTTATCGGTATTTGGAGATGGCTGAAGGTGAAGCCAAATCTTTTAGTCAAACGATGAAAACATCGATACCTCAATATATAATTAGTAAACTTGGTCTAAACCAAGATCCATTATCCGACATACCGTTATCGCCAACAGTCGATAAAAGTTTATTCTCAAGTGATAAATCGGTTGATAAAGAATTGGAAGATGTTGATGAGACTAAAGAGTTGgatcaacatcattcaaGACGAAAATCGAATATCGAATCAACATTCGAACAAGAGGTATCGAAACCACCATCAGAAGATGATttcgaaataataaaattgatcagCAATGGTGCATATGGAGCCGTATATTTGGTTCGTCATACCGAAACAAGGCAACGTTTTGCCATGAAAAAGATTAGTAAACAAAATCTCATTATGCGTAATCAGGTGGAACAAGTATTTGCCGAACGTGATATCATGAGTTTTACCGACAATCCATTTGTCGTGAGCATGTTTTGTagttttgaaacaaaaaaatatctttGTATGGTAATGGAATATGTGGAAGGTGGTGATTGTGCCACATTACTCAAAAATATTGGTCCATTCCCATTGGATTTGGCACGTTTATATTTCGCCGAAACGGTATTAGCTGTCGAATATTTACACATATTCGGCATTGTTCATCGTGATTTAAAGCCCGATAATCTTTTAATCACTGCTCTGGGACATATCAAATTGACAGATTTTGGCCTATCCAAAATGGGTCTTATGAACTTGGCAACGTCATTGTCCGAAGGCTATTATGATCGAGAATCACAACAATTTACTGATAAACAAGTATATGGCACACCAGAATATCTGGCACCTGAAGTGATTCTTCGTCAAGGCTATGCCAAAACTGTTGATTGGTGGTCCCTTGGCGTCATACTTTACGAATTCCTAATTGGTTGTGTACCGTTCTTTGGTGAAACACCTGAAGAACTATTCGCTCATGTGATCAATGACAGTATTGAATGGCCCGATGAAGAAGATTGGCCACTTACCGATGAATCCAAAGATATTATTACACGATTGCTTGAACATGATCCATTAGATCGATTGGGTGCAGGTGGCGCACAAGAAGTCAAGTGTCATCcttttttcgatgaaatcGATTGGAATTCTTTGTTGAGACAGAAAGCCGAATTTGTTCCACAATTGGAAAGCGAAGATGATACCAGTTATTTTGATACACGTTTAGATCGTTACAATCATGAAGTTGATGATTCCGATGATCATGATACGGACGATAGTTCATTGtttggttcattttcatcatgttCACCACGATATCATCGTGTTTATAGTCGTGTGGATATCCACAAAGAGAATTCTGGTGATTCTTCTGATGGTGGCGTTTCATCACTATTACGGCCAtccaattcttcatcatcattaaaagaTGTTACCGCTAGTCTTACAACACCGACAACCACTTGTTCGGAAAATTCCCTCGCTCCTTTAAACTTGGCAGCGACAGCGCTGGTCACTACTGctaccaacaccaccaccaccacctcttcctcatcatcatcatcatcgacaaatcaaatttctaGGCCAGAATTATTGATCTCACGTTCATTATCGGTCACCGAAGATCGTTTGATTACATTGAAAGCACCGTTATCGCCGTCGCCACCAGCATCGGAAACAATTAGCAATATTCATACAACGGATTCAAATAACAGTCATGCATCATCCATGAATCCATCAACTCATTCTTCAAAAGGCAACAGTGGTACAGGAGCTACTCCTACTGCTTCTGTTGTTGATCCAATACTCAAAATTCCTAATGCTCATAGTACTCCGAAAATATCAtccacattatcatcatcatcatcaacattgaatacaAGCAATAATAGTCAAAAATataaaacgacaacaacaacaacaacaacaactagcAGCTCTTTCACTAGAGCTCAATCGAAAGactcaacatcatcatcatcaccaacgttaacatcaccatcatccgGTTTAGCCATTGATCAggcaatgaaaacaacaacaattgtacCGAAATTACcaccaaaaacaatgaatcaatttatgttgccaaaattttctttcagtATGGATTCTGATACAGGTGATTCTAGAAAAACTGATGGCCAATCTATTAGTGGAAATTCGGATCTCGTTGAAACGTTGTATCATAATCAACCATCGGAAAGTGGATCATCTGCTGATTCGCCGCCATTATTtgtaccatcatcatcatcaaacaatggTACGAAGATTGTCGTACAATTATCACCCACAATAGCTACCAAACAGCCCCCAGCATCATCTTCATGTTCATCGCGACCATCGTCATCACGGTCTGTGATTAAATCCGCTTCAGCATCAGGTCTTTCGTTGATTATACCGgctgatgatcatcaaaaagcAATGAGCATTTCATCAGGTGGTTCAAATAACAGTTCACGGGATGCGTCACCTAATCGTgaaattaattcatcattatcgctTAAACCGCCTATTATCCTAAGAAAAAGTCCCGGTGGATTCGGTTTTCAATTAAAGGCCATTCGAGTTTATCATGGTGAATCTGACATTTACACCGTTCATCATCTGGTACATTCAGTTCATAATAATAGTCCAGCTTTTGAGGCAGGTCTTCGTCCTGGTGATCTGATCACACACATTAATGGAGAACCAATTCAAggtcttcttcatcatcag GTGTTGAAATTAATGTTTTCGGGTGGTGATGTCATTAACATCCGAACAACGCCTTTAGAGAATACGACCATCAAAACTGGTGGCCGTCGTCGTAATCCAAGTACTAGTCGAATGGCTAAAAGACCATTACAAACTTCTCAGATGAACAAATTGCATCGTAATGTCAAAGCCAGTATCAAACGTAGTGATTCTGATAAACGAAAACGATCGAGCTTGTTACGGCGACTTAGTTCAAAACGGGTCAGTGCcgatattcatcaattaatGACCCAGAATAGACAACATTCACTATCCACACCACCtacatcaccattatcacaATCAGCCAAAGTATTACAGGTCAACAGTCCTTCGACGTTGACGCCTAGTCGaagttttcaatcatttcctAAGGGTAGCGATTGCCCTACTAATCCTATTTTGGCTACTTCTGGTTCATCCAAGAATACATTGACCGTTGTTGGACAAAGATCGCTGAATGAACGTCTGACACAAAGTTTTCATTCAGATTCATCAAATCTGACTGGTAATTCATCAGTTGATTCATCGCCATCGAATTCGGTGCCAAATTCACCTGCATTATCATctgtgtcatcatcatcatcacgtcCATCGAGTTTGGATGGCCtcaaatataaattaaaACCATTCCGTTCACCACGTCGTAAATCTTGTGGTCATATACCATTGTCACCGTTAGCTCGATCGAACGGAGGTGGTGGTTCTCCAGTTCAATCGGCAACCAATCCAGCTACTGGTCATCTGTTGGCATCATCAACTTCACCAACTTCAAGATCTCCATCACCATTGGCATTTCCGAATGTGGTTgcaccacaatcatcaacgaaaaaaatttatcgattaGTGCCATTAGCTCATTCGACTACCATCGATAGTAatagccaacaacaacagcgaatTTCCATACAAACAAGACCAAAATCTGTATCGATGGATCAATCTATGGTAAATTATTCGAAACTACTATTAGGTTTATCTACTGAACAGCCACCTAATAGTTATTCGCCAGCAACCACACCAACCGGGAACACAAATGAATCGgctaatgataataaatcagGATCACCATCACGAATAATCGTATTATCAAAATCGAAACGTGAAAATTTAGCTCGATCTGTATCGGATTGTAAAAATAATGTTGCATCTacttcatcaacaatgatgatggccgaTCGACCAATTATAAAGGTGGAAAATGTTAGCAATAAACAATCACTCATTTTggatcgatcatcatcatccgattCTGGTTCagataaaatcaaatatgatgatgatcatgataagtCCAAGAATCATAAGCATGAACACAATGAAGAAGAGAATAAATTATTTCGATTATTGAATCGAGGTGTTGGCCAAATCAATTCACAattatcatccacatcaaTTGGTTTGAATACACCAAAAACAACTACAACTAAACAATTGGCTAAATCACGTAGtaataaattcaaacaacaaagaaatattcaacacaatgatgatgatgatgatgatgaagatatcgattga